In one Nicotiana tomentosiformis chromosome 6, ASM39032v3, whole genome shotgun sequence genomic region, the following are encoded:
- the LOC117278430 gene encoding putative F-box protein At1g52490, translated as MEKKKIAAAGKSCIQLDIVFEILKSLPIKSLIRFKCVSKSFCSLISEPLLFIEAHQNGSLAQFHASCSSLMIRKDVIQYLNLSCFGKLHSLASTNGLVCLWKFDGVVAICNPFIKEHIFLPCQQPKEKPYGSMICCSIGFDPITKKPKVFKAHVRDYEARYWIFTIGVDKSWREIFDCAKSFPGSNFVCIGGVFYFVNRLIGMPYNIDAFSVGNEKLMRKIALPDQALTSILPPKIAEIKGQIPVLDQKFFEGDVKVRLYVLKGTDETERWVKHIIRLPSNLSETSIC; from the coding sequence ATGGAGAAAAAGAAGATTGCCGCCGCTGGTAAGTCATGCATTCAGCTCGACATTGTCTTTGAAATTCTGAAAAGTCTTCCCATTAAGTCTTTAATACGTTTTAAGTGCGTTTCGAAATCCTTTTGCTCCCTTATATCAGAACCTTTATTATTCATTGAAGCACATCAAAATGGTTCCTTGGCTCAATTTCATGCAAGTTGTTCATCTTTGATGATTCGGAAAGATGTCATTCAGTACCTGAATCTGTCATGTTTCGGTAAGCTTCACTCTCTAGCATCCACCAATGGCCTAGTTTGTCTATGGAAATTTGATGGAGTTGTTGCTATTTGCAATCCTTTTATAAAAGAACATATCTTTCTTCCTTGTCAACAACCTAAGGAGAAACCTTACGGTTCTATGATTTGTTGCTCCATTGGTTTTGATCCCATCACCAAGAAACCTAAAGTATTCAAGGCACACGTTAGGGATTATGAAGCGAGATACTGGATTTTCACCATCGGAGTGGACAAATCGTGGAGAGAGATTTTTGATTGCGCTAAATCTTTTCCTGGAAGCAATTTTGTTTGTATTGGCGGAGTCTTTTATTTTGTAAATAGACTAATTGGAATGCCATATAATATAGATGCATTCAGTGTTGGAAATGAAAAGTTAATGAGAAAGATCGCATTGCCTGATCAGGCATTGACATCAATACTTCCACCAAAAATAGCAGAAATAAAGGGACAAATTCCAGTTCTAGATCAAAAATTTTTTGAAGGCGATGTCAAGGTCCGTTTGTATGTTCTCAAGGGTACTGATGAAACTGAGAGATGGGTGAAGCACATAATTAGGCTACCATCAAATTTAAGTGAGACAAGTATATGTTGA